The DNA window AGGCGGTCAACCGGATCAAACTGGCCGGCATTGGCAGTGTGGCAGTCGGTCCATTCGTTGTCGCCGGGGGTGTAGATGAAGGGATGCTGGAACTGGTCGAAGCGTTTTTTGATCTGGTCGTAGGCGGGGTCATCGCAGGGGACCTGGCCGTATTTGGTATCGCCACAATGGACGCTGAAGGCGGGCCGGGCCTGGTTGGCGGTGGCGATGACGTTTTGAAAGCGGGCCTCATCCTGCGGCATGTGGTAGGGCATGCAGCCCATGACGAGGAATTCAAAGGGGGCACCGGTTCCTGTTTCCGCCGCCGCGGCGGTGAGGGGGAAGAGCAGCGAGAGGGCTAGGAGGAGTGGGCGGGTGGTCATGAGGATGATTGAAATGGATGAGTGGTTTAATGGGACGGCTTGAGCTGCTGCACGATGGATTGCAGGGTCTGCAGGCCGAAGCTGATCTTTTGGAAGAAGGAGGCGTGGTGGGGGACGAGGCTGAAGGCAGGATGGTGGGACCAGAGGGCGCGGAGTTTAGCATCCAGCGCGATGGCCTGCGCGAGGGTTTCATTGCGGATGGGGTTGCCGCCTTCGATGGAGGATCCGCCGACGGCGGCGGTCTCAAAGAAGATGACGGCATCGTAACGGGCGAGCTCGGCCGCGCGGGTGGTCTGGAGGGCGGCGAAGTACTCCTCCTCCGGGCCGGGCCAGTAGGCGGCTCCGTCAATGGTGCCACGGTCACACATGAGGACGCGGCCTGGATAAAGGGTGGCGTATTCGTCCTCCAGATGACGCTGTACATGATAGATGGCGCTCTGGGTGTGGCGCAATGCGGAAGGCTGGAGGGAGCGCGGGAATCCGCCCTGAAAGAGGATGGTAGCGGCCTCGGGCACGATGACGACGGAATCGCCAATTTCACGGCGAAAGAGGTCGGCGGAAGTGGTCTTGCCACCACCGGGGCCGCCGGTGAGGGCGATGCGGAAAGGAGAGGAGGGCATGGAAGGGAGGATGGAGAATGAAAGACAGCTACTGGAAGTAACAGGTTTTTCACTCCGGAAAGCAACATTCGTGAAGAACGGTACGCTATGTATCCGCACAGCCCTTCACTCCCAATCGCCCCACCATGAAAACGCTTCTTTGTTTGCTCCTGCCACTGTCTGCCCTGGCGGCGGATTCTTTGCCTGATCCGGCTGAGGTGACGGCGGGGATGAAAAAGGCGGCGGCGTTTTATACGGAGAAGCTGGCTGTACATGGCGGTTATGCCTCCGCCTGGAAGAAGGACCTGAGCGCGGGCGTGACGGAGCATAAGGAATCCAAGACGGTCATTTCCATCCAGCCGCATGGGACGACCAGCGTGGGGCATGCGCTGGTGAAAGCGTATGAGGCGACGGGGGAGAAGCAGTTCCTGGAGGCGGCCAAAGCGGCGGGCAAGGCGCTCATCGAGTGCCAGCTGGCCAGCGGAGGATGGGACAGCGATTTTGATTTTGCGGATGAGCAGGCGAAGCGCTACCACCTGCGCAAGGATGTCCTGGCAGGAGACAAGGAAACGGGCAAACGACGCAACTCCAGCACGCTGGATGATAACAAAACGCAGTCGGCGCTGCTGCTTCTGCTGGAGCTGGCCCACCTGCCGGAATGCAAGGATGATGCGGAGCTGCACACGGCCCTGAAGGCAGGAATGGACAGTTTGTTAGGCGCACAATACCCGAACGGTGCCTGGCCGCAACAGTACTCCGGTCCGGTGGATGCTAGCCTGCCGGTGATGAAAGCGGCGTATCCGAAAGACTGGCCGCGCACCTTTCCGAAGGAGGACTATAAGGGCTACTACACGCTGAATGACGGCAACATGATGAAGATCGTGCAACTGCTGTTACGGGCGCATGAACTGACGAAGGAGGAAAAGTACATGTCCGCTGCGAAAAAGGCGGGGGACTTCTTCATTCTGGCCCAAATGCCGGAGCCACAAACGGCCTGGGCACAGCAGTACAACCACCAGATGGAGCCAGTGTGGGCACGCAAGTTTGAGCCGCCATGTGTGAGCGGAGGCGAGAGCCTGAGCACGATGAAAACCCTGCAAGAACTGTATGTGGTG is part of the Prosthecobacter sp. SYSU 5D2 genome and encodes:
- a CDS encoding AAA family ATPase; this translates as MPSSPFRIALTGGPGGGKTTSADLFRREIGDSVVIVPEAATILFQGGFPRSLQPSALRHTQSAIYHVQRHLEDEYATLYPGRVLMCDRGTIDGAAYWPGPEEEYFAALQTTRAAELARYDAVIFFETAAVGGSSIEGGNPIRNETLAQAIALDAKLRALWSHHPAFSLVPHHASFFQKISFGLQTLQSIVQQLKPSH
- a CDS encoding pectate lyase, yielding MKTLLCLLLPLSALAADSLPDPAEVTAGMKKAAAFYTEKLAVHGGYASAWKKDLSAGVTEHKESKTVISIQPHGTTSVGHALVKAYEATGEKQFLEAAKAAGKALIECQLASGGWDSDFDFADEQAKRYHLRKDVLAGDKETGKRRNSSTLDDNKTQSALLLLLELAHLPECKDDAELHTALKAGMDSLLGAQYPNGAWPQQYSGPVDASLPVMKAAYPKDWPRTFPKEDYKGYYTLNDGNMMKIVQLLLRAHELTKEEKYMSAAKKAGDFFILAQMPEPQTAWAQQYNHQMEPVWARKFEPPCVSGGESLSTMKTLQELYVVTGEEKYMKPLAAAFAWYAKSELPDGQYARFYELKTNKPLYFVKDTYELVYDDSNLPTHYGFKLDWVNKDLEALRNQMDRSREELLAKRGGPTDDKGWASRAKGAGSKAQQALKSQTADGIWMKGDEIDAGEFVKHMNAMAYYVEGASKGGDAFAKLRAK